A window from Candidatus Goldiibacteriota bacterium encodes these proteins:
- a CDS encoding response regulator produces the protein MSKAKVLLVEDKQSDVRLVQEAFKILNIDVDFNAVYDGKEAVDYIFKNGKYAGAQTPDIVIMDIKMPKKNGREVLKEIRENESTKDIAVFMLTNSDAKEDILDSYEHRANSYMTKPLELSEFVEIIKYINDMWLKKMN, from the coding sequence ATGAGTAAAGCAAAAGTACTGCTTGTGGAAGACAAACAAAGCGATGTCAGGCTGGTGCAGGAGGCGTTTAAAATTTTAAATATTGATGTTGATTTTAATGCCGTTTATGACGGGAAAGAAGCCGTAGATTATATTTTTAAGAATGGTAAATATGCCGGGGCGCAGACTCCTGACATTGTAATTATGGACATAAAAATGCCAAAAAAGAACGGCAGGGAGGTTTTAAAAGAAATAAGGGAGAATGAGTCCACCAAAGATATAGCGGTATTTATGCTTACAAATTCCGATGCCAAAGAGGATATTCTGGATTCGTATGAACACAGGGCTAATTCCTATATGACAAAACCGCTTGAACTTTCAGAATTTGTAGAGATAATAAAGTATATTAATGATATGTGGCTTAAAAAAATGAATTAG